TCCGCAGCCGGATCTCCGTCGCTTTCCCCGATGACGGGTTTCTCGGCGAGGAAACCGGGCTGACGGAAGGCGCAAGCGGCTATCGCTGGGTGGTCGATCCCATCGACGGCACGAGCTGCTTTCTGCATGGCTATCGGGAGTGGTGCGTTTCGGTCGCGTTGATGAAAGGCGACGAAACCATCGTCGGCCTCGTCTACCAGCCGACGGTCGACGAGTTCTTTGCGGCGCGCAAGGGGAGCGGAGCATTCCTTAACGGCAAGCCGATCCGAGTTGATGCCCGCGCGACGATTGCCAACGGATTGTTGGGCCTTGGAGCGAACGGTCGCGTACCGATCCGTTCGATTACGTGTTTTGCCGAGGTGTTGCTGGAGGCCGGCGGTATGTTCATCCGCAGCGGCTCCGGCGCATTGATGCTGACTCATGTCGCTTGCGGTCGCCTCGCTGGCTACTACGAACCGCACATCAATGCCTGGGATTGCCTCGCAGCGCTTTGCCTGATCCGCGAGGCTGGTGGCTGGACTGCGGATTTCCCGGGTCCCGATGGCCTGTTGGCGGGCGGCAAGGTGGTTGGAGCGGCACCGCAGATCAGCAGCGAACTGGAAGCTTTGATAGAGCTTGCCACGGCCCGCGCTGCCATCTGATGTGACATTCGGCACGCTTTGCGCACACTCGAAGCTCGCTGCAGTGCGGAAAGCTTCG
The window above is part of the Rhizobium sp. ACO-34A genome. Proteins encoded here:
- a CDS encoding inositol monophosphatase, coding for MHNAEDDARYEFAHALTIEAGALALAHFRNLEALVIEEKKSGQDVVSIADREVEDLIRSRISVAFPDDGFLGEETGLTEGASGYRWVVDPIDGTSCFLHGYREWCVSVALMKGDETIVGLVYQPTVDEFFAARKGSGAFLNGKPIRVDARATIANGLLGLGANGRVPIRSITCFAEVLLEAGGMFIRSGSGALMLTHVACGRLAGYYEPHINAWDCLAALCLIREAGGWTADFPGPDGLLAGGKVVGAAPQISSELEALIELATARAAI